A genomic region of Ignavibacteria bacterium contains the following coding sequences:
- the guaA gene encoding glutamine-hydrolyzing GMP synthase, with product MNVDKILIIDFGSQYTQLILRRVRENKVFAILKSNEISVSEILAENPKGIILSGGPSSVYDINAPQITPDILKLNIPILGICYGFQLISKLSGGIVERSEKREFGLAKINIKNRNQLFDGLPESFNVWMSHSDKVIQLPPNFITLASTINTEYAAACNPDQKVYGVQFHPEVFHTEFGNEIIKNFLFKICDCQPNWQMKNFVQEKLKEIKEKANDNLVVCALSGGVDSTVAAVLVHKAIGNKLHCIHVDTGLMRKNESENIINFFTQNFKLNLHFIEASKIFLERLKGVIDPEEKRKIIGKTFIEIFENEIKKIGEVKFLVQGTLYPDVVESGAFSKHSSVIKTHHNVGGLPENLKFDLIEPLRELFKDEVRELGKELQIPEEFLKRHPFPGPGLAVRIIGEVNYENLQLLREADSIFIEELKKHNLYDRVWQAFAVLLPVKSVGVMGDERSYGNTIVLRAVTSVDGMTADWAKLDYDFLNLVSNRIINEIKGVNRVVYDITSKPPATIEWE from the coding sequence ATGAATGTAGATAAAATTTTAATTATAGATTTCGGCTCTCAATATACTCAGTTAATTCTGAGAAGAGTTAGAGAGAACAAAGTTTTCGCAATTCTAAAATCGAACGAAATCTCAGTGTCAGAAATTCTTGCTGAGAATCCAAAAGGAATAATCCTGTCAGGTGGACCCTCATCCGTTTATGATATAAATGCACCTCAAATTACACCCGATATCTTGAAATTAAATATTCCAATTCTTGGGATATGTTATGGCTTTCAACTAATCTCAAAATTATCAGGCGGAATTGTAGAAAGATCTGAAAAAAGAGAATTTGGTTTAGCTAAAATAAATATTAAAAATAGAAATCAGTTATTTGATGGTTTACCTGAAAGTTTTAATGTTTGGATGAGTCATTCAGATAAAGTAATTCAACTGCCCCCAAATTTTATCACCCTTGCTTCAACAATTAATACTGAATATGCTGCGGCTTGTAATCCTGATCAAAAAGTTTATGGTGTCCAATTTCACCCTGAAGTATTTCACACTGAATTTGGAAATGAAATAATTAAAAATTTCCTATTCAAAATTTGCGATTGTCAACCTAACTGGCAGATGAAAAATTTTGTTCAAGAAAAACTTAAAGAGATAAAAGAAAAAGCAAATGATAATTTGGTTGTCTGTGCTTTAAGCGGTGGAGTTGATTCGACAGTTGCTGCTGTTTTGGTTCACAAAGCTATTGGAAATAAGCTTCATTGCATTCATGTTGATACTGGATTGATGAGAAAAAATGAAAGCGAAAATATAATCAATTTCTTTACTCAGAATTTTAAATTGAACTTGCATTTCATCGAAGCATCCAAAATTTTTCTGGAGAGATTGAAAGGTGTAATTGATCCCGAAGAGAAAAGAAAAATTATCGGTAAAACTTTTATCGAAATCTTTGAAAATGAGATCAAAAAAATTGGGGAAGTGAAATTTTTAGTTCAGGGTACTTTATATCCCGATGTGGTCGAGTCAGGTGCATTTTCAAAACATTCAAGCGTAATTAAAACACATCATAATGTTGGTGGACTCCCAGAGAATTTAAAATTTGATTTAATAGAACCACTGAGGGAGTTGTTCAAGGATGAAGTAAGAGAACTCGGTAAAGAATTACAAATTCCAGAAGAATTTTTAAAGCGTCATCCGTTTCCTGGTCCTGGTCTTGCAGTAAGAATCATCGGAGAAGTCAATTACGAAAATTTGCAATTACTTCGTGAAGCAGATTCAATTTTTATAGAAGAATTAAAAAAGCATAATCTTTATGACCGCGTCTGGCAAGCTTTCGCTGTTCTTTTGCCAGTCAAGAGTGTCGGAGTTATGGGAGACGAAAGAAGTTACGGAAATACAATTGTCTTAAGAGCCGTCACAAGTGTAGATGGAATGACAGCTGATTGGGCAAAATTAGATTACGACTTTTTGAATCTTGTTTCTAACAGAATCATTAACGAAATTAAAGGTGTTAATAGAGTTGTTTATGACATTACTTCAAAACCTCCAGCAACTATTGAATGGGAATAA
- a CDS encoding tetratricopeptide repeat protein, which translates to MKFQIKYLYLILGLVVVGMIAYFVVSKEAEKSNQTQIPDDEIHRGLRNKQSMQMDKELLSKIDSLKQIVNNNPKDTIALNHLGFFLLQAHKFDEAETYFENLLKINPDRLDVLNVLAEVNFNLQKFDKSESYLKKIIRLEKNNEVAKYNLGVVYVMQGKKDEARKVWTELVKSNPNSDLGKMAKESLEGLQ; encoded by the coding sequence ATGAAATTCCAGATAAAATATTTATATCTAATTCTTGGTTTGGTTGTAGTAGGAATGATAGCATATTTCGTAGTTTCAAAAGAAGCTGAAAAATCAAACCAAACTCAAATACCTGATGATGAGATACATCGAGGTTTAAGAAATAAGCAATCAATGCAAATGGATAAGGAATTGCTTAGCAAGATTGATTCACTCAAACAAATCGTAAATAATAATCCCAAGGATACAATTGCTTTAAATCATCTCGGATTTTTCTTGCTGCAGGCACACAAATTTGATGAAGCTGAAACTTATTTTGAGAACTTGTTGAAGATTAATCCTGATCGACTTGATGTATTAAATGTTTTAGCTGAGGTTAATTTTAACCTTCAAAAGTTTGACAAATCTGAAAGTTACCTTAAAAAAATCATCAGACTTGAAAAGAATAATGAGGTTGCAAAATACAACCTTGGTGTTGTTTATGTGATGCAAGGTAAGAAGGATGAGGCAAGGAAAGTATGGACAGAATTAGTGAAAAGTAATCCTAACTCAGATCTTGGCAAGATGGCAAAGGAATCGCTTGAAGGTTTGCAGTAA
- a CDS encoding tetratricopeptide repeat protein yields the protein MLAPKKKISKKEIKQDKLVETYFKAKTFFEENQKTILIGLGSFVVIVFLIIYFVRRSGEREIEATTMLGNVINLYDQGQYQQAIDGVPAKKIRGLKYIADEYGNTESGEAAKIFLANSYYQLGKIDEALKYYEDYDGDNKLFQATALAGAAACYELKGNKEEAAKLYVKAAKVAASEVSTPEYLLYAARLNAELGKKDEAKKLLDLIKKEYQNSAQARDYERYIVEFQIPVE from the coding sequence ATGTTAGCACCAAAGAAAAAAATTTCAAAAAAAGAGATTAAACAGGATAAACTTGTTGAAACTTATTTCAAAGCAAAAACTTTTTTTGAAGAAAATCAGAAAACCATCCTTATCGGATTGGGAAGTTTTGTAGTAATAGTTTTTCTTATAATTTATTTTGTAAGAAGATCCGGAGAGCGGGAAATTGAAGCTACTACAATGCTTGGTAATGTCATTAATCTTTATGATCAGGGACAATACCAACAAGCAATTGATGGTGTACCTGCAAAGAAAATTAGAGGTTTAAAATATATCGCCGATGAGTATGGAAATACAGAAAGCGGAGAGGCTGCAAAAATTTTTCTGGCAAATTCATATTATCAATTAGGAAAAATTGATGAAGCATTGAAATATTATGAAGATTATGATGGAGATAATAAATTATTTCAGGCAACTGCTCTGGCCGGTGCTGCAGCTTGTTATGAGTTAAAAGGTAACAAGGAAGAAGCTGCAAAATTATATGTTAAAGCTGCAAAGGTTGCTGCGAGTGAAGTTTCAACACCTGAATACTTGCTTTATGCGGCAAGATTAAATGCTGAACTTGGCAAAAAAGATGAAGCTAAAAAATTACTTGATTTGATCAAAAAAGAATATCAAAACTCTGCTCAAGCCAGAGATTACGAAAGATATATTGTTGAATTCCAAATACCAGTAGAATAA
- a CDS encoding CDP-alcohol phosphatidyltransferase family protein: MSNVETHKRETQTLLSFIEKPALIWLAKNLPSYFTPDVLTVLGLIGSLLTGLGYFLTLYNNYYLWLASFGLLVNWFGDSLDGTVARFRHIERPKYGFFIDHTLDSVSMILIGFGVGLSPHARFDFVLLALVGYLLMSILVYIKTVVHGVFKISYFGFGPTEVRLFIILVNIIVFYFGSGDFHIFGFELTFIDIAAAFFAIVLFIFFFASLIIEGKQLKLVDEKKLKA; the protein is encoded by the coding sequence ATGAGTAATGTTGAAACACATAAAAGAGAAACTCAAACTTTATTATCATTTATCGAAAAACCAGCCTTAATTTGGCTTGCCAAAAATCTGCCTTCTTACTTTACCCCTGATGTGCTTACTGTTTTAGGTTTGATTGGTTCATTACTAACTGGACTTGGATATTTTTTAACCCTCTATAATAATTATTACCTCTGGCTTGCAAGTTTCGGATTGCTCGTGAATTGGTTTGGCGACTCTCTGGATGGAACAGTTGCTCGTTTCAGACACATTGAGAGACCTAAATATGGTTTTTTCATAGATCACACACTTGATTCAGTGAGTATGATTTTAATTGGTTTTGGTGTTGGACTTTCACCTCATGCACGGTTTGACTTCGTACTTCTGGCATTAGTTGGTTATTTATTAATGTCAATTCTTGTATACATTAAAACAGTTGTTCATGGTGTATTTAAAATTTCGTACTTCGGGTTCGGACCAACTGAGGTAAGATTATTTATCATTTTAGTGAATATTATTGTCTTTTACTTTGGTTCAGGTGATTTTCACATTTTTGGTTTCGAATTAACATTCATAGATATTGCTGCAGCATTTTTTGCAATTGTTTTATTTATTTTCTTCTTTGCATCATTAATAATCGAAGGTAAACAACTAAAATTAGTCGACGAGAAAAAACTAAAAGCTTAA
- the accC gene encoding acetyl-CoA carboxylase biotin carboxylase subunit: MFKKVLVANRGEIALRVIRACKELGIKTVAIYSEADRYSLHVRFADEAICIGPPPSKESYLNIPRIIAAAEITGADAIHPGYGFLAENEDFAEICESSGIKFIGPSAESIRLMGDKATAKDTMKKAGVPVVPGSEGTISNLNEALHVANKIGFPVIIKATAGGGGKGMRVAKSSEEFERLFILARNEAEAAFGNPEVYIEKYIEEPHHVEIQVLGDQYGNVIHLGERDCSIQRRHQKLIEESPSPIVDEELREAMGAAAVAGAKSVNYEGAGTIEFLVDNKKNFYFMEMNTRIQVEHPVTEELYGIDLVKEQIKIAAGARVKKFKVKPKNWVIECRINAEDPDKDFRPSPGTITVFHQPGGIGVRTDTHVYAGYTVPPFYDSLIAKLIVKGSDRFDAIKKMERALEEFIIEGVKTTIPFHLKVMRDENYRNGKFDTHFIEHFNYKNSEEK, from the coding sequence GTGTTCAAAAAAGTTTTAGTTGCGAATCGAGGTGAGATTGCACTTAGAGTTATTCGTGCTTGCAAAGAATTAGGTATCAAAACAGTTGCAATTTATTCCGAGGCTGATAGATATTCATTACATGTTAGATTTGCTGATGAGGCAATTTGTATCGGACCTCCACCAAGTAAAGAAAGTTACTTAAACATTCCAAGAATTATTGCAGCTGCAGAAATAACTGGCGCCGATGCAATCCATCCAGGTTATGGTTTTTTAGCTGAGAACGAAGATTTTGCAGAAATTTGTGAATCCTCTGGCATTAAGTTTATCGGTCCATCAGCTGAAAGCATTCGTCTGATGGGTGACAAAGCGACTGCAAAAGATACGATGAAAAAAGCTGGTGTGCCTGTTGTTCCAGGCAGCGAAGGAACAATAAGTAATTTAAATGAAGCATTGCATGTTGCCAATAAGATAGGTTTTCCCGTCATTATTAAAGCAACCGCTGGCGGCGGCGGCAAAGGAATGCGTGTAGCAAAATCCAGCGAGGAATTTGAAAGATTATTCATTCTTGCAAGAAACGAAGCTGAAGCCGCTTTTGGCAATCCCGAAGTCTACATCGAAAAATATATTGAAGAACCTCATCATGTTGAAATTCAAGTTCTTGGTGATCAGTACGGTAATGTAATTCATCTTGGTGAGCGTGATTGTTCAATCCAGAGAAGGCATCAAAAATTAATTGAAGAATCACCATCCCCTATTGTTGATGAAGAACTTCGTGAAGCAATGGGTGCAGCTGCTGTTGCTGGTGCAAAAAGCGTAAACTATGAAGGCGCCGGCACAATTGAATTCCTCGTTGACAATAAAAAGAATTTTTACTTTATGGAAATGAACACGCGAATTCAGGTTGAGCATCCTGTGACTGAGGAATTGTATGGGATAGATTTAGTTAAAGAACAGATTAAAATTGCCGCCGGTGCTCGAGTAAAAAAATTTAAAGTCAAACCTAAAAACTGGGTTATCGAATGTAGAATTAATGCTGAAGACCCAGATAAAGATTTCAGACCTTCTCCCGGTACAATCACAGTTTTTCACCAGCCCGGCGGAATTGGTGTAAGAACCGATACTCATGTTTACGCGGGATACACTGTGCCTCCTTTCTATGATTCTTTAATTGCAAAGTTGATTGTTAAAGGCTCAGATAGATTTGATGCAATTAAAAAAATGGAAAGAGCTCTTGAAGAATTCATTATTGAAGGAGTGAAAACTACTATTCCATTTCATCTCAAAGTTATGAGAGATGAAAACTATCGAAATGGTAAATTTGACACTCACTTCATTGAACATTTTAATTACAAAAATTCGGAGGAAAAATAA
- the accB gene encoding acetyl-CoA carboxylase biotin carboxyl carrier protein encodes MDLNYLKKLLKIVDDSGVDEVEIEEEGTRIKIKKSPTYKSDSQNVYPYVFPQNFQIPVQPPVTQTQVQIPQAAVTEEKKAVEEKKPEKKYHEIKSPIVGTFYRAPSPDAEPYVKVGDTVQVGQVLCIVEAMKLMNEIESDVNGKIVQILVENAQPVEYGQTLFLIEPL; translated from the coding sequence ATGGATTTAAATTATCTTAAAAAATTATTAAAGATTGTTGATGATAGTGGCGTGGATGAAGTTGAAATTGAAGAAGAAGGAACTCGAATAAAAATTAAAAAATCACCAACTTATAAAAGTGACTCGCAAAATGTTTATCCTTATGTATTTCCACAGAATTTTCAAATTCCAGTTCAACCTCCAGTAACTCAAACACAAGTTCAAATTCCTCAAGCTGCAGTAACAGAGGAGAAAAAAGCAGTTGAGGAGAAAAAACCAGAAAAGAAATATCATGAAATCAAATCTCCGATAGTTGGAACTTTCTACCGAGCTCCATCACCAGATGCTGAGCCATATGTAAAAGTTGGTGATACTGTTCAAGTTGGACAGGTTCTTTGTATTGTAGAAGCGATGAAACTAATGAATGAAATTGAAAGTGATGTGAATGGAAAAATTGTTCAGATACTGGTCGAAAACGCCCAGCCGGTCGAATATGGGCAAACTTTATTTTTAATCGAGCCATTATAA
- the efp gene encoding elongation factor P translates to MGSTQDFRPGLIIRFNNELYQIVEFQHVNPGNWRAFVRTKLKNIKTGRVIENRFRAGESVDIVRVERHQFQYLYKDGDMLVLMNTENFDQINVPEEILGEGTKFLKEGITLDLLMDGSTIVSAELPIFVDLEVVQTEPGIKGDTATGGSKPAKLETGAVVSVPLFIDEGDIIKIDTRTGEYVERVKER, encoded by the coding sequence ATGGGATCAACACAAGATTTTAGACCAGGGTTAATTATAAGATTTAATAACGAACTATATCAAATCGTAGAATTTCAACATGTAAATCCCGGTAACTGGCGTGCATTTGTCAGAACAAAATTAAAGAACATAAAAACAGGACGAGTTATTGAAAATCGTTTCCGCGCTGGTGAAAGCGTCGATATTGTTCGTGTCGAGCGTCATCAATTTCAGTATCTCTATAAAGATGGCGATATGCTTGTATTGATGAACACCGAAAATTTCGATCAGATCAATGTTCCTGAGGAAATTTTAGGCGAAGGCACAAAGTTTCTTAAGGAAGGGATTACTCTGGATCTTTTAATGGATGGCTCCACAATTGTATCAGCAGAGCTGCCGATCTTTGTGGATCTGGAAGTTGTTCAAACAGAACCTGGAATTAAAGGCGATACAGCAACAGGTGGTTCAAAACCAGCGAAATTGGAAACTGGAGCAGTTGTATCTGTGCCTTTATTTATCGATGAAGGTGATATAATTAAAATTGATACCAGAACAGGTGAATATGTCGAACGAGTAAAAGAGAGGTAA
- the gcvH gene encoding glycine cleavage system protein GcvH: MLIPEDLKYTKEHEWVRVEGNIGTVGITDFAQSELGDIVFVDLNKNLTEVTQGQVFGTVEAVKTVSDLFAPVSGKIIEFNNDLESNAEVVNKDPYGKGWMIKIEITNPSELDNLLDANAYKALIGK, translated from the coding sequence ATGCTAATTCCAGAAGATCTTAAATACACAAAAGAACACGAATGGGTTCGTGTTGAAGGAAATATCGGGACAGTCGGAATTACGGACTTTGCCCAGAGTGAACTTGGTGATATTGTTTTTGTCGATTTAAATAAAAACTTAACAGAAGTTACTCAAGGTCAAGTATTTGGTACTGTTGAAGCAGTAAAAACAGTTTCCGATTTATTCGCACCAGTTTCTGGTAAAATTATTGAGTTTAATAATGATCTTGAATCAAATGCCGAAGTAGTTAACAAAGATCCTTACGGTAAAGGATGGATGATCAAAATTGAAATTACCAATCCTTCTGAACTGGATAACTTACTGGATGCCAATGCATATAAAGCCCTTATCGGCAAATAA
- a CDS encoding T9SS type A sorting domain-containing protein, with the protein MKKLTLLIALLLIGATAYSQVRLSTYYNYPLLSAGTYMDSVLNGLKSIRGCWFDKDLDGDGKAEILVTNYNDLGHVNVFEVVGNDSIELVWTSPKVTTGGGGSTPRYVITGDLDNDGKKEIIFQSNNNGIFIFEWDGVPGSNNFGTLPSQVINSTTLPEMTGISGNTEYMEIGDPDGDGQNELLVFYNSTPNANDKFYIISAIGDWSTGDPGFSGFQAEYAKSRIDLATWDMNAGTPYSMHIANFDGQGNPELLFQAWNFKAVTPLRVPAANTYVEADTTNGKQSLRLSNADDVALFGGGTFDIDGDGREEVYLPNYHSTGSNYVGCIHVVHYPQGSSTAEIDSTNVFVLNFAQAGVLDEGLVTFGFGYGDIDKDGKPNIYTSSTYGTTGCNVVTAEFQGGDKTNPANWTFSKLYPGDPSIYTQRVIRDSAGVVDTVFTIDNSFASKIYGRYTDIDKDGFEDIILPYQALSDSVIHKSIQWNSSTNEWVTVDSGKVANPKRWGLRVIEGTIGTGVEAKDLTIITPDDYKLYQNYPNPFNPSTKISFYLPVDKKISLKIYNQLGQVVKTLINDQMYERGSHELIWDGKNDAGKPVSSGIYIAQLKFGNFSKEIKMMLVK; encoded by the coding sequence ATGAAAAAACTCACATTACTAATTGCGTTGCTTTTAATCGGAGCAACAGCTTACTCACAGGTTCGCCTTTCAACTTACTATAACTATCCACTTCTTTCAGCAGGTACCTATATGGACTCAGTCCTTAATGGTTTAAAAAGTATTCGAGGCTGCTGGTTTGATAAAGATCTGGATGGTGATGGTAAAGCAGAAATACTTGTAACTAACTACAATGATCTTGGTCATGTTAATGTTTTCGAAGTAGTTGGGAATGACTCAATTGAACTTGTCTGGACATCACCTAAGGTTACAACTGGTGGCGGTGGTTCAACTCCAAGATATGTTATTACCGGAGACTTGGATAATGATGGTAAAAAAGAAATAATATTCCAATCTAATAATAATGGAATCTTCATTTTCGAATGGGATGGTGTTCCTGGAAGCAACAATTTTGGAACTTTGCCTTCACAGGTAATTAACTCAACTACTTTACCGGAAATGACAGGAATCTCTGGAAACACTGAATATATGGAAATTGGTGACCCAGATGGCGATGGACAAAATGAATTATTAGTCTTCTACAATTCAACACCAAATGCTAATGATAAATTTTATATAATTAGCGCAATTGGTGATTGGAGTACTGGTGATCCTGGCTTTTCAGGGTTCCAGGCTGAATATGCAAAGAGCAGAATTGATCTGGCAACCTGGGATATGAACGCTGGAACACCTTACTCAATGCATATCGCAAATTTTGATGGTCAAGGAAATCCAGAGCTTCTTTTCCAGGCTTGGAACTTCAAAGCTGTTACTCCTTTGAGAGTTCCAGCAGCTAATACTTATGTTGAAGCCGATACAACCAACGGCAAGCAAAGCTTAAGATTAAGCAATGCAGATGATGTCGCTCTATTCGGCGGTGGAACATTTGATATTGATGGTGATGGCAGAGAGGAAGTTTATCTGCCAAATTATCATTCAACAGGTAGTAATTATGTAGGATGCATCCATGTCGTTCATTATCCTCAGGGAAGTTCTACTGCTGAAATTGATTCTACAAATGTTTTTGTCTTGAACTTTGCTCAAGCTGGTGTCCTTGATGAAGGACTTGTAACTTTTGGTTTTGGTTATGGTGATATTGATAAAGATGGAAAACCCAATATATACACATCAAGCACTTATGGTACAACTGGATGCAATGTAGTAACAGCAGAATTTCAAGGCGGAGATAAAACTAACCCAGCAAACTGGACTTTCTCAAAACTTTATCCAGGTGACCCATCAATTTATACTCAAAGAGTAATTAGAGATTCAGCTGGAGTAGTTGATACTGTATTTACAATTGATAATTCATTTGCTTCTAAAATTTATGGCAGATATACAGATATTGATAAGGATGGTTTCGAAGATATTATTCTTCCATACCAGGCTTTATCTGATAGCGTAATTCATAAATCAATTCAATGGAATAGCTCCACAAATGAATGGGTTACGGTTGATTCTGGCAAAGTTGCAAATCCAAAGAGATGGGGTTTAAGAGTAATTGAAGGTACAATCGGAACCGGTGTTGAAGCAAAAGATCTTACAATTATTACTCCTGATGATTATAAGCTTTATCAAAACTATCCAAATCCATTTAACCCATCAACCAAGATCTCATTCTATCTCCCAGTCGATAAGAAAATCTCTCTTAAGATTTACAATCAACTTGGCCAGGTTGTAAAAACATTAATTAATGATCAAATGTATGAAAGAGGTTCTCATGAGTTAATCTGGGATGGAAAGAATGATGCAGGTAAACCGGTCTCGAGCGGTATTTACATTGCTCAACTCAAGTTTGGAAACTTCTCAAAAGAAATTAAGATGATGTTGGTTAAGTAA
- a CDS encoding PHP domain-containing protein: MYEYSSVIHVHSNYSDGSGEIPEIARYASEVGVDIVLMTDHNTLRPLKDGLEGWYGSTLVLIGTEINDQKNQNHYLAFGINNTFDNRLTAAEYVRKVKEEGGIGFIAHPFEKRQHMKEHPPYPWTDWSTDDYDGIEIWNHMSEWMEGLTEQNKLQRFMHPLRTVEGPNEEALKLWDKKSLERKVVGIGGVDAHAYKQNMFGFFEVEIFPYKVLFKSVRTNLFTSEPLIRDESKLEYNKKLVYEALKSGRCYVSNFYHADPKGFRFFAEAKGKVFHMGDTIPSDISELRLRVKIPEVVASIRLIKNGELIDTVIGDEATWNVVNRGIYRVEVYFEDKPWIYSNHIRFI, from the coding sequence ATGTACGAATATAGCTCAGTCATTCATGTTCACTCCAATTATTCAGATGGCTCAGGTGAAATTCCGGAAATCGCACGTTATGCAAGCGAAGTGGGTGTTGATATTGTACTGATGACTGACCATAATACATTAAGACCTTTAAAAGATGGACTTGAAGGTTGGTATGGATCGACCCTTGTTTTAATTGGTACAGAAATAAACGATCAAAAAAATCAAAATCATTATCTGGCTTTTGGGATAAACAACACATTTGATAATCGTTTGACTGCAGCAGAATATGTGAGAAAAGTTAAAGAAGAGGGTGGGATTGGATTTATCGCTCATCCATTTGAAAAAAGACAACATATGAAAGAGCATCCACCTTATCCATGGACTGATTGGTCAACCGATGATTATGATGGAATTGAAATTTGGAATCATATGTCAGAATGGATGGAAGGATTGACCGAGCAAAATAAACTTCAAAGATTTATGCATCCATTGCGAACAGTCGAAGGACCAAATGAAGAAGCATTAAAACTCTGGGACAAAAAATCACTTGAAAGAAAGGTCGTTGGAATTGGTGGTGTGGATGCTCACGCTTACAAACAGAATATGTTTGGTTTTTTTGAAGTAGAGATTTTCCCTTACAAAGTTTTATTTAAATCAGTACGTACCAATTTATTTACATCTGAACCTTTAATTAGGGATGAAAGCAAGCTCGAATACAACAAAAAACTCGTTTACGAAGCATTGAAATCTGGAAGATGTTATGTCTCAAATTTTTATCATGCCGATCCAAAAGGATTTCGATTTTTTGCTGAAGCTAAAGGTAAAGTTTTTCACATGGGCGATACAATCCCATCTGATATTTCAGAATTGAGATTGAGAGTTAAAATCCCTGAAGTTGTTGCTTCAATTCGATTGATTAAAAATGGAGAACTAATTGATACTGTCATTGGTGATGAAGCAACCTGGAATGTTGTTAACAGAGGTATTTATCGAGTTGAAGTTTACTTTGAAGATAAGCCCTGGATTTATTCAAATCATATCAGATTTATTTAA